A genomic segment from Arcobacter acticola encodes:
- a CDS encoding pyridoxine 5'-phosphate synthase, with the protein MLLGVNIDHIAVLREARKINDPNPLDALGICKLAGANQITIHLREDRRHIHDNDAIAIIQHSALPVNLECSINPEIIDIVCKLKPARATLVPENRNEVTTEGGLDVKGNYEKLQKAIDKLHANEIEVSLFIDPKDEIIELSSQLEVEWIELHTGTFANVYAMLYTNLAQTHHTIKELELSKAELKSKLEKSIKEIETSSKLAKKLNLKIAAGHGLNYQNVTLISKIPEIIELNIGQSIIARSVFKGLEKAILDMKELIKND; encoded by the coding sequence TTGTTACTTGGTGTAAATATCGACCACATTGCAGTTTTAAGAGAAGCTAGAAAAATAAACGACCCAAATCCCCTTGATGCTCTTGGCATTTGTAAACTTGCAGGTGCTAATCAAATCACAATTCACTTAAGAGAAGATAGACGACATATTCATGATAATGATGCAATTGCTATTATTCAACACTCAGCTTTACCTGTAAATTTAGAGTGTTCTATTAATCCTGAAATTATTGATATTGTTTGTAAATTAAAACCTGCTCGAGCGACATTAGTTCCTGAAAATAGAAATGAAGTAACAACAGAAGGTGGTCTTGATGTAAAAGGAAATTATGAAAAACTTCAAAAAGCAATAGATAAACTTCATGCAAATGAAATTGAGGTTTCATTATTTATTGATCCAAAAGATGAAATAATTGAATTATCTAGCCAACTTGAAGTTGAATGGATAGAGCTTCATACAGGAACTTTTGCAAATGTTTATGCAATGCTTTATACAAACTTAGCACAAACACATCACACAATAAAAGAGTTAGAGTTAAGTAAAGCTGAACTAAAAAGCAAATTAGAAAAGTCAATAAAAGAGATAGAAACATCATCAAAACTTGCAAAAAAACTAAATCTAAAAATAGCTGCGGGGCATGGATTAAACTATCAAAATGTAACATTAATCTCTAAAATTCCTGAAATTATAGAGTTAAATATCGGACAAAGTATTATTGCTAGATCTGTATTTAAAGGTTTAGAAAAAGCAATACTTGATATGAAAGAGTTAATAAAAAATGATTGA